The following coding sequences lie in one Monomorium pharaonis isolate MP-MQ-018 chromosome 1, ASM1337386v2, whole genome shotgun sequence genomic window:
- the LOC105835128 gene encoding beta-TrCP, which produces MINMETDKIIDDANASLQYPMTILYDPSCKKEPSTGVSTQYGQEKEICMKLFERWSEPEQVQFVEQLLARMCHYQHGHINAYLKPMLQRDFISLLPKKGLDHVAESILSYLDAKSLVSAELVCKEWHRVISEGMLWKKLIERKVRTDSVWRGLAERRGWIKYLFKPKPGEAHPNHNFYRSLYPKIVKDIESIENNWRMGRFNLQRINCRSENSKGVYCLQYDDQKIVSGLRDNTIKIWDRNTLQCIKVLTGHTGSVLCLQYDDKAIISGSSDSTVRVWDAATGEMVNTLIHHCEAVLHLRFNNGMMVTCSKDRSIAVWDMTSQTEIALRRVLVGHRAAVNVVDFDEKYIVSASGDRTIKVWNTSNCEFVRTLNGHKRGIACLQYRDRLVVSGSSDNTIRLWDIECGACLRVLEGHEELVRCIRFDSKHIVSGAYDGKIKVWDLVAALDPRAVASTLCLRTLVEHTGRVFRLQFDEFQIVSSSHDDTILIWDFLNYNPSSGSVCSGRLPMDGAPNQTDTRSPSPFE; this is translated from the exons tACCCAATGACGATACTTTACGATCCTAGCTGTAAAAAGGAACCATCTACGGGAGTATCGACGCAGTACGGACAGGAAAAGGAGATTTGTATGAAACTGTTTGAGAGATGGAGCGAACCAGAGCAAGTGCAGTTTGTCGAACAGCTGTTAGCGCGAATGTGTCATTATCAGCACGGGCACATCAATGCGTATCTCAAACCGATGCTGCAGAGAGACTTTATTTCGCTTTTGCCAA AAAAAGGATTGGACCATGTGGCAGAAAGTATTCTTTCATATCTTGATGCGAAGTCACTTGTCTCTGCAGAGCTAGTGTGCAAGGAATGGCACAGGGTTATCAGTGAAGGGATGCTTTGGAAGAAACTGATCGAGCGAAAGGTTCGAACCGATTCAGTTTGGAGAGGTCTAGCTGAGAGGAGAGGATG GATAAAGTATCTCTTTAAACCGAAACCGGGCGAAGCACATCCTAATCACAACTTCTATAGATCCCTTTACCCAAAAATTGTTAAAGACATCGAGAGCATAGAGAATAACTGGAGAATGGGCCGATTCAACCTTCAAAGAATTAACTGTCGCAGCGAGAATTCGAAAGGCGTTTATTGTCTGCAATATGACGATCAAAAAATAGTTTCCGGGCTTCGAGACAATACGATTAAGATCTGGGACAGAAATACTCTGCAATGCATCAAGGTGTTGACCGGTCATACAGGTTCTGTGCTTTGTTTGCAATACGATGATAAGGCTATAATATCCGGTTCCTCGGATAGCACTGTAAGAGTTTGGGACGCTGCTACGGGTGAGATGGTCAATACATTAATTCATCATTGCGAGGCGGTACTGCATCTCAGATTTAACAACGGCATGATGGTTACTTGTTCAAAG GATCGTTCAATAGCAGTCTGGGATATGACATCACAGACAGAAATCGCATTGAGAAGAGTATTAGTGGGGCATAGAGCAGCAGTGAATGTGGTTGACTTTGACGAGAAGTATATTGTTTCTGCTAGTGGTGATAGAACTATCAAAGTATGGAACACCTCCAATTGCGAATTTGTGCGAACATTGAACGGACATAAACGCGGCATAGCATGTTTGCAATATAGGGATCGCTTAGTAGTTAGTGGTAGTAGTGATAATACTATACGACTGTGGGACATCGAGTGCGGAGCTTGCTTGCGTGTTCTAGAAGGGCATGAAGAATTAGTGAGATGTATTCGATTCGATAGTAAGCACATCGTCAGCGGTGCTTATGATGG AAAAATCAAAGTTTGGGATCTTGTGGCAGCTTTGGATCCAAGAGCAGTTGCTAGTACACTGTGTTTGCGCACTTTAGTG gAGCACACTGGGCGTGTATTTCGTCTTCAATTTGATGAGTTTCAAATAGTTTCATCATCCCACGATGATACAATTCTAATTTGGgattttcttaattacaatCCCTCAAGCGGAAGTGTATGTAGTGGCCGCTTGCCGATGGATGGAGCGCCAAATCAAACCGATACTAGATCTCCTTCCC CATTTGAGTGA